From one Peptoniphilaceae bacterium AMB_02 genomic stretch:
- a CDS encoding helix-turn-helix transcriptional regulator, translated as MLSHEKIGKNLKSIRTNYGISIETMSLETGISQSVIKGIESGNNSINLYTLNIICLFLGVEVIELMNNSISEEILIFRKTLSKIEDKIHKYDFANITADLRTLNEISKLGSISQLYEVDSILSFYYALDFFAKEEYSESIITLKSSLNRSSKSLRNLTTVIDKSRVDMLIAINLASKGDLSGAIKLELDLISQNKDPIVNSKIRLNLAKHYYSKKQYLKAYELTLGNIDMLKNNKLFSRLQGAYWMKGICEYMMNKEFSQSLKTAIHIAHSFNLTNQCKLFINSAKNDYGLNIQLP; from the coding sequence ATGTTATCTCATGAAAAGATAGGAAAAAATTTAAAGTCTATACGTACTAATTATGGTATAAGCATTGAGACAATGAGTCTAGAAACCGGAATTTCTCAAAGTGTCATCAAGGGGATTGAATCGGGTAATAATTCGATAAATCTTTATACCCTTAATATTATCTGTTTGTTTTTGGGAGTTGAGGTAATTGAGTTAATGAATAATAGTATAAGCGAAGAGATCCTGATATTTAGAAAAACTTTGAGTAAAATAGAAGATAAAATTCACAAGTATGACTTTGCTAATATTACTGCTGACTTAAGGACATTGAATGAAATCTCGAAACTTGGAAGTATATCCCAATTGTATGAAGTTGATTCTATTTTAAGTTTTTACTACGCGCTGGACTTTTTTGCAAAAGAAGAATACTCTGAGTCCATAATCACATTAAAATCAAGTTTGAATAGAAGTAGCAAAAGCCTTCGTAATTTAACTACAGTAATTGATAAGTCACGAGTCGACATGTTAATCGCTATAAATTTAGCATCAAAAGGAGATTTAAGTGGTGCAATTAAACTTGAACTGGATCTTATTTCTCAAAACAAAGATCCCATCGTTAACTCCAAGATTCGTCTTAACTTAGCCAAACACTACTATTCAAAAAAACAATACTTAAAAGCTTATGAATTAACTTTGGGTAATATAGATATGCTTAAAAATAATAAACTATTTAGCAGATTACAAGGTGCCTATTGGATGAAAGGCATTTGTGAGTACATGATGAATAAAGAATTCTCCCAAAGTCTTAAAACAGCCATACATATTGCTCACTCATTTAATCTGACCAATCAATGTAAACTATTTATAAACTCCGCAAAAAACGATTATGGCTTAAATATACAGCTCCCCTAA
- a CDS encoding nucleobase:cation symporter-2 family protein yields MEHLTTDGVDKKSREESEIKYRVDDKPPLALSIALAIQHILAAFTGIVAVPLIVGNALGLTAEQNTYIISMTLFVSGIATIIQAVGIGPVGGKIPMVMGTDFTFVGPGIAVASTLGLPGYFGATFFGSFIEIILSRFIKKLRNIFPPIVTGTVIVSIGLTMIPVAIDWIGGYGEYGILKNLFLAATVMIVIILLNQFGKGFFSSAAVLIGIIVGYILAAFMNMIDFSSVFEAGYFVMPQPLKYGLKFDLPALLAFVPAYLVTTVETIGGGLLIFKACDEKYSSKKLSGSVLGDGVGSMLAGIFGAGPNTSFSQNIGIIPLTGVASRYVVAIAGGILMLMGVFPKLAALVNIMPSPVLGGAGVIMFGMIAVGGIKNFQEVDFNKRNSLILAISLGLGLGVAVKPEILSHLPETVQIIFRSGMTTATIFAIALNLILPGREIQEETE; encoded by the coding sequence ATGGAGCATTTAACGACAGATGGAGTAGATAAAAAGAGCCGAGAAGAATCGGAAATAAAGTACAGAGTGGATGATAAACCGCCATTGGCATTGTCAATTGCCCTTGCAATCCAGCATATACTTGCGGCATTTACAGGGATTGTAGCAGTACCGCTAATTGTTGGAAACGCACTCGGATTAACAGCTGAACAAAATACATATATCATTAGTATGACATTATTTGTCTCAGGTATTGCAACCATAATCCAAGCTGTGGGTATTGGACCGGTAGGAGGAAAGATTCCTATGGTAATGGGAACTGACTTTACATTTGTTGGACCGGGAATCGCAGTTGCTTCGACATTGGGATTACCGGGATATTTTGGAGCTACATTTTTCGGATCATTTATAGAAATCATACTTAGCAGATTTATTAAAAAGTTAAGAAATATATTTCCTCCAATTGTAACCGGAACTGTAATAGTTTCCATTGGACTTACAATGATACCTGTGGCCATAGACTGGATTGGAGGATATGGAGAATACGGAATACTAAAGAATTTATTTCTAGCAGCTACAGTTATGATAGTAATCATATTATTAAACCAGTTCGGTAAAGGATTTTTCAGCTCAGCTGCAGTACTTATCGGAATTATAGTGGGATATATACTCGCTGCATTTATGAATATGATAGACTTTTCATCAGTATTTGAAGCCGGCTATTTCGTAATGCCTCAGCCATTGAAGTATGGATTAAAATTTGATTTGCCCGCATTATTGGCCTTTGTCCCTGCATATTTAGTAACAACTGTTGAGACTATCGGAGGAGGACTGCTGATATTCAAAGCATGTGATGAAAAGTACAGCTCTAAAAAGCTTTCGGGATCTGTGCTCGGGGATGGAGTAGGATCGATGCTGGCAGGTATTTTTGGAGCGGGACCAAATACTTCGTTTAGTCAGAATATAGGAATTATACCTCTAACCGGAGTTGCAAGCAGATATGTAGTTGCAATTGCAGGAGGAATCCTTATGCTTATGGGAGTATTTCCAAAACTTGCAGCACTTGTAAACATAATGCCAAGCCCTGTTCTCGGGGGAGCAGGAGTCATAATGTTCGGAATGATAGCAGTAGGGGGAATTAAAAACTTTCAAGAAGTAGACTTTAATAAAAGGAATAGTCTGATACTGGCAATCTCATTAGGACTTGGACTGGGAGTAGCAGTAAAACCTGAAATCCTATCACATCTTCCTGAAACTGTCCAAATAATATTCAGATCCGGAATGACCACCGCCACCATCTTCGCCATAGCCCTAAACCTAATACTACCCGGTAGAGAAATACAAGAGGAAACCGAATAA
- the lysA gene encoding diaminopimelate decarboxylase produces the protein MKLFGTMSIKENELIIGGIGVSELKSKHGTPLYIIDQKGFEDKANLFINNFKSNTFDTRVIYASKAFMNLSIAKLVSKLGLCIDVVSGGELYTALKAGFDPNKIYFHGNNKLYDELVLAVQNRVGTIVVDNEYEYDLLSGISGEFETVTRVILRVNPGIEAHTHEYIQTTKNDSKFGLSIFDDKTMDFIIKMSSDPNIDFAGIHCHVGSQVFDENTFLKEADEMIKYAKEIENEAQVVFKELNLGGGFGVYYTDEDNPFELGSFLGRYTKHIEHKLSELDLNPEIISIEPGRSLINSYGSTLYTVGAIKKTMAGLPYVFVDGGMTDNPRPSLYQAKYEAVIANKMDDTDLESYRIAGKCCETGDILIKDASLANPMPGDLLLISSTGAYNYSMSSNYNRIPRPEVVFVKDGVSKTAVKRETYEDLIRNDEVID, from the coding sequence ATGAAGCTATTTGGAACAATGAGTATCAAAGAAAATGAATTAATTATAGGCGGTATAGGGGTAAGTGAGCTGAAATCCAAACACGGCACTCCTCTTTATATAATTGACCAAAAAGGATTTGAAGATAAAGCCAATTTATTCATAAATAATTTTAAATCTAATACATTTGATACGAGAGTAATTTATGCATCCAAGGCATTTATGAATCTATCAATTGCAAAACTCGTATCTAAACTTGGATTATGTATTGATGTAGTAAGCGGCGGAGAGTTATATACAGCTCTTAAAGCCGGATTTGATCCTAATAAAATATATTTTCACGGCAATAATAAATTGTACGATGAACTAGTCTTAGCAGTTCAAAATAGAGTTGGAACCATTGTAGTAGACAACGAGTATGAATATGATTTGCTTAGCGGTATATCAGGAGAATTCGAAACAGTAACAAGAGTGATTTTAAGAGTTAACCCCGGCATTGAAGCTCATACACATGAATATATACAAACTACAAAAAATGATTCCAAGTTTGGTTTAAGTATCTTCGATGATAAAACTATGGATTTTATAATCAAAATGAGTTCTGATCCGAATATAGATTTTGCAGGTATTCACTGTCATGTAGGATCGCAGGTCTTTGATGAAAATACTTTCTTAAAAGAAGCAGACGAGATGATAAAATACGCTAAAGAAATCGAAAATGAAGCACAGGTTGTATTTAAAGAGCTTAATCTAGGTGGAGGATTCGGTGTCTACTATACAGATGAAGATAATCCTTTCGAACTTGGAAGTTTCTTAGGAAGATACACTAAACACATAGAGCACAAGCTTTCCGAATTGGATCTTAATCCTGAAATCATAAGTATTGAACCCGGAAGATCGCTCATTAATTCATATGGTTCAACTCTTTATACAGTAGGAGCAATTAAGAAAACAATGGCAGGTCTACCCTATGTTTTCGTTGATGGAGGAATGACCGATAATCCTAGACCATCACTATACCAGGCAAAATATGAAGCTGTTATAGCAAATAAGATGGATGATACGGACCTTGAATCCTATCGTATTGCAGGAAAATGCTGCGAAACAGGAGACATCCTAATTAAAGATGCCTCTCTTGCAAACCCAATGCCCGGTGATCTGCTTTTAATAAGTTCTACAGGAGCATACAATTATTCGATGAGTTCAAACTATAACAGAATACCTAGACCTGAGGTGGTCTTTGTAAAAGACGGAGTTTCGAAAACGGCAGTAAAAAGAGAAACTTATGAGGATTTAATAAGAAATGATGAGGTGATAGATTGA
- a CDS encoding aspartate kinase — protein MSRVVMKFGGSSVATSEKMKKVSELILKRKSEYDDVVVVVSAMGKTTNNLIALANELSDEPNKRDMDMLLSTGEMVSASLISIYLNSVGHKAIALTGFQSGFKTIGEYSKSRIEKVDTERLESELNDGKIVIVTGFQGMNELGDITTLGRGGSDTSAVALAASLDASCEIYTDVKGIYTVDPRIRPKARKLEYITYEETMEMANLGAKVIEPRSVEMASKYSVPLYIALNTGDVKGTYISTEVDNLEKSAITNISKIDGVLLVSMSEQLGVDSKITECFVELAVQNINLDIISHSLDDEGKPITSFTSTVDNKSKIDSILNNMDIKHRFTEDVSKVSIIGTAMRNQVGVAARAFKVFLSENVDFYEVSTSEISISYVVDSVNALKIVNALADEFNL, from the coding sequence TTGAGTAGGGTTGTAATGAAATTCGGTGGTTCATCAGTAGCTACATCTGAAAAGATGAAAAAAGTTTCAGAATTAATACTCAAAAGAAAATCTGAATATGATGATGTAGTAGTTGTAGTATCTGCAATGGGAAAAACCACAAATAATCTTATAGCACTGGCTAATGAACTTAGTGATGAACCAAATAAAAGAGATATGGATATGCTTTTATCCACAGGAGAAATGGTTTCTGCTTCACTGATTTCAATCTATCTGAATTCGGTAGGACATAAGGCAATAGCACTTACAGGTTTCCAATCAGGTTTTAAAACCATCGGTGAATACTCCAAGAGTAGAATCGAAAAAGTCGATACCGAAAGACTGGAATCCGAATTAAATGATGGAAAAATTGTAATAGTAACCGGTTTTCAAGGCATGAATGAACTTGGAGACATCACGACACTTGGAAGAGGCGGTTCTGATACCTCTGCTGTCGCTCTAGCAGCTTCACTTGATGCAAGCTGTGAAATCTACACTGATGTTAAGGGGATATATACAGTAGATCCACGTATAAGACCAAAGGCTCGAAAGTTAGAATATATCACTTATGAAGAGACTATGGAGATGGCAAATCTTGGAGCGAAGGTAATCGAACCCAGGTCAGTAGAAATGGCAAGTAAGTATTCAGTTCCTCTTTATATAGCACTGAATACAGGAGATGTAAAAGGCACATATATCAGTACGGAGGTGGATAATTTGGAAAAAAGCGCCATTACGAATATATCAAAAATAGACGGAGTCCTACTCGTAAGCATGAGTGAACAATTAGGAGTTGATTCCAAGATTACAGAATGTTTTGTAGAATTGGCAGTTCAAAACATAAACCTTGATATCATCAGTCACTCGCTAGATGACGAAGGTAAGCCTATCACCTCTTTTACAAGTACTGTAGACAATAAATCCAAAATTGACAGCATTCTAAATAATATGGATATCAAACACAGATTTACCGAAGATGTCAGTAAAGTATCAATCATCGGAACTGCAATGCGAAATCAAGTAGGAGTTGCAGCAAGGGCTTTTAAAGTATTTTTAAGTGAAAATGTTGATTTTTATGAAGTTTCTACATCAGAGATAAGCATTTCTTATGTAGTGGATAGCGTTAATGCTCTTAAAATAGTAAATGCACTAGCAGACGAATTTAATTTATAA
- a CDS encoding aspartate-semialdehyde dehydrogenase, translating into MKKANLAVVGATGMVGNTILKVLELRDFPIENLYLFSSAKSAGEVINFRGKDVVVEELNENSFDRDIDIALFSAGGAISEKYAPLANEKGVIVVDNSSCFRMDENIPLMVPEVNPDALKEDSMLVSNPNCSTIQSVVVLKPLYDAFGLKRVVYNTYQAVSGSGVAGVKDLEEGTCDNYPYPINKNCLPHIDSFTENGYTKEELKMIDETHKILGDYDIRVTSTTVRVPVKNSHAVSMNIEFEKPFELEEVFEVLRNAPCVVVEDDVENLVYPLQQNADEKDEVFVGRIRRDFSVDNGINLWCVADNIRKGAATNTVQIAELILERL; encoded by the coding sequence ATGAAAAAAGCGAATTTGGCAGTAGTTGGAGCAACAGGAATGGTCGGTAATACCATATTAAAGGTATTAGAACTAAGAGATTTTCCAATAGAAAATCTGTACTTATTCTCATCGGCAAAATCAGCAGGAGAGGTTATCAACTTCAGAGGTAAAGACGTAGTCGTTGAGGAACTGAACGAAAACTCATTTGACAGAGACATCGACATCGCTCTATTCTCAGCAGGAGGAGCAATCTCAGAAAAATATGCACCACTTGCAAATGAAAAAGGTGTAATAGTTGTTGACAACAGTTCATGTTTTAGAATGGATGAAAATATACCGCTAATGGTGCCGGAAGTAAACCCTGATGCACTTAAAGAAGATTCAATGCTGGTATCAAACCCTAACTGTTCAACAATTCAATCTGTAGTAGTTCTTAAACCACTTTACGATGCATTTGGACTAAAAAGAGTTGTCTACAATACTTACCAAGCAGTTTCAGGATCTGGAGTTGCGGGAGTTAAAGACCTGGAAGAAGGAACATGTGACAACTACCCATACCCAATTAATAAAAACTGTTTACCACATATAGACTCATTTACTGAAAACGGCTATACAAAAGAAGAACTTAAAATGATCGATGAGACACATAAGATACTAGGTGACTATGACATCAGAGTAACTTCTACTACAGTCAGAGTACCGGTTAAAAACTCACATGCCGTAAGCATGAATATCGAATTTGAAAAGCCATTTGAACTGGAAGAAGTATTTGAAGTATTAAGAAATGCACCTTGCGTAGTTGTTGAAGACGATGTAGAAAATCTTGTATATCCTCTACAGCAAAACGCAGATGAAAAAGACGAAGTATTTGTAGGAAGAATAAGAAGAGACTTTAGTGTTGACAACGGAATCAACCTATGGTGTGTTGCAGACAATATTAGAAAAGGAGCCGCTACTAATACAGTTCAAATCGCAGAACTGATTTTAGAGAGGTTGTAA
- the dapA gene encoding 4-hydroxy-tetrahydrodipicolinate synthase, with product MLFRGSGVAIVTPFNEDGSVNMESFVTLLNFHLSHGTDAIIVTGTTGEASTMTEDEKFAVISKAVEVVNGRIPVIAGTGSNNTAASAAFSKKVAALGVDGLLVVTPYYNKTSKRGLYEHFKCIAEAAAPVPIILYTVPGRTGVEIPVETVSELSKIDNIVGIKDATGSIGYAINVRNNTPDDFAIYSGNDDMIVPLLSVGGAGVISVLANCMPQETHDMIEEFFNGNVQKATNLQLKLNPFIDALFVETNPIPVKAAMNKMGFDVGSLRLPLYEAEDSTKELLRREMMALGIVCS from the coding sequence ATGTTATTTAGAGGATCAGGAGTTGCAATAGTTACCCCTTTTAACGAAGACGGTAGCGTTAATATGGAAAGTTTTGTTACACTTTTAAATTTTCATCTTTCACATGGTACGGATGCCATAATTGTAACAGGCACAACAGGTGAAGCATCCACAATGACTGAGGATGAAAAGTTCGCAGTTATATCTAAAGCTGTCGAGGTTGTAAATGGTAGAATACCGGTGATTGCAGGAACAGGGAGTAATAATACGGCTGCTTCGGCAGCCTTCAGTAAAAAAGTTGCTGCTCTAGGAGTTGACGGACTACTGGTAGTAACTCCATATTACAACAAGACAAGTAAAAGAGGTTTGTACGAGCATTTTAAATGTATCGCAGAAGCTGCCGCTCCTGTCCCGATTATTCTCTACACAGTTCCGGGACGAACAGGGGTGGAAATCCCGGTAGAAACGGTTAGTGAACTTTCAAAAATTGATAATATAGTAGGAATTAAAGACGCAACCGGAAGCATCGGATATGCGATAAATGTAAGAAATAACACACCGGATGATTTTGCAATTTATTCCGGAAACGATGATATGATAGTACCTCTTTTATCTGTCGGAGGAGCTGGTGTTATATCTGTACTCGCAAACTGCATGCCTCAAGAAACTCATGACATGATAGAAGAATTCTTTAACGGAAATGTACAAAAAGCTACGAATCTTCAGTTAAAACTAAATCCTTTCATTGACGCATTATTTGTAGAGACAAACCCTATACCGGTAAAAGCGGCGATGAATAAAATGGGATTTGATGTCGGTAGTTTAAGACTTCCTCTCTATGAAGCTGAAGATTCTACAAAAGAGCTTCTTAGAAGAGAAATGATGGCACTTGGAATAGTTTGCTCGTGA
- the dapB gene encoding 4-hydroxy-tetrahydrodipicolinate reductase encodes MKILLSGATGQMGKAITEVIASHNTDQIVAGFAKDVNDALPYPVYNHLEISEEIDVIVDFSSPAALRELLDFAVSKNIGIVLASTGYSDEDVSVIKDASTKIPILYSGNLSLGVNVMQIIAEKLASMLEDFDIEIVEKHHRYKVDSPSGTAKMLFEAVNKGRDNKLNALQGRDGFYSERTVSEVGVSSLRGGNIVGEHTVYYCGEDEVIELKHIAASKKIFANGAIKAARFLINRAPGLYNMNDVLMEV; translated from the coding sequence ATGAAAATACTTTTATCAGGAGCAACCGGACAAATGGGAAAGGCGATTACCGAGGTAATCGCCTCCCATAATACAGACCAAATAGTGGCAGGTTTTGCAAAAGATGTCAATGATGCTCTTCCCTATCCGGTTTATAACCATTTAGAAATTTCAGAAGAAATAGACGTAATCGTTGACTTTTCGTCTCCTGCAGCACTTAGAGAACTATTGGATTTTGCCGTTTCAAAAAATATCGGCATAGTCCTTGCATCTACAGGTTATTCAGATGAAGATGTTTCTGTAATTAAAGACGCATCTACAAAAATACCTATTCTTTATTCAGGAAATCTAAGCCTTGGAGTAAATGTTATGCAGATAATCGCTGAAAAACTTGCATCAATGCTAGAAGATTTCGACATAGAGATAGTTGAAAAACATCATAGGTATAAAGTAGACTCTCCTAGTGGAACTGCCAAGATGCTATTTGAAGCTGTGAATAAAGGAAGAGACAATAAGCTTAACGCACTTCAAGGAAGAGACGGATTCTATAGCGAAAGAACGGTTTCAGAAGTTGGAGTATCATCACTTAGAGGCGGAAATATAGTAGGTGAACATACCGTTTATTATTGCGGTGAAGATGAAGTAATAGAACTTAAACATATTGCGGCATCTAAAAAAATATTTGCAAATGGAGCAATAAAAGCTGCGAGATTTCTAATAAATAGAGCTCCCGGCTTATATAATATGAATGATGTATTAATGGAGGTTTGA
- a CDS encoding diaminopimelate dehydrogenase, with product MKKIRIGIVGYGNLGRGVETGLKYAEDMELVGVFTRRDASEIESESKVYNLKEIDNFKDSIDVLILCGGSANDIPEQAPRLAVDFNTVDSFDNHAHIPEYCNKMDSILKENKRTSVVSSGWDPGLFSINRVLSEAILPHGETFTFWGTGVSQGHSDAIRRVSGVSAAVQYTIPSTELINAIANGEKVNYNSHTAHKRKCYIVAEEGSNLDTIRETIVNMPDYFVGYETEVEFIDMEEFEKNHKGMPHGGKVIRRGFTDDVNMSLYEFSLNLNSNPQFTAAVNIAYARACYKLHNEGIYGAKTVLDVPIRYLSPKSYDELLKMI from the coding sequence ATGAAAAAAATAAGAATTGGAATCGTAGGATATGGAAATTTAGGTAGAGGTGTTGAAACCGGTTTAAAATACGCTGAAGATATGGAATTAGTAGGTGTATTTACAAGAAGGGATGCATCTGAGATAGAGTCTGAATCTAAAGTTTATAATTTAAAAGAGATTGATAATTTTAAAGATTCTATAGATGTTTTAATCCTCTGCGGCGGATCAGCTAATGACATCCCCGAGCAAGCACCAAGACTTGCAGTTGACTTCAACACAGTTGACAGCTTCGACAACCATGCTCATATACCTGAATACTGTAATAAAATGGACTCGATATTAAAGGAGAATAAAAGGACATCCGTAGTATCTTCAGGCTGGGACCCCGGACTATTCTCTATCAACAGAGTTCTCTCAGAAGCAATCCTACCGCATGGTGAAACATTCACATTTTGGGGAACCGGCGTAAGTCAAGGTCATAGTGATGCAATAAGGAGAGTAAGTGGAGTAAGTGCAGCGGTTCAGTATACCATACCAAGTACTGAACTTATAAACGCAATTGCAAATGGTGAAAAAGTAAACTACAACTCTCATACAGCTCATAAAAGAAAGTGTTATATTGTTGCAGAAGAAGGATCAAACTTAGATACCATAAGAGAAACCATTGTGAACATGCCGGATTATTTCGTAGGCTATGAAACAGAAGTCGAATTTATTGATATGGAAGAATTCGAAAAAAATCATAAAGGCATGCCCCATGGCGGAAAAGTTATAAGAAGAGGATTCACTGACGATGTAAATATGTCCCTATATGAATTCTCATTAAACCTTAACAGCAATCCTCAGTTCACAGCAGCCGTCAACATTGCATACGCAAGAGCTTGCTATAAACTGCATAATGAAGGCATCTACGGAGCAAAGACAGTGTTGGATGTACCTATTCGATATCTGTCACCAAAATCATATGATGAATTATTAAAGATGATATAA
- a CDS encoding MFS transporter, with protein MGKFNKKEWSWILYDCANSAYSMAVTALFPLYFSMFKIGRGMELGYFNSLSSIIIAIISPVLGTIADYRGYKKKFFLSFLMLGIVATGTMAIIPLGIWQMLVLLYIFSAIGFSGANIFYDAFLVDVTTEERMDGVSTSGFAFGYITSVLPGLLSLFIIFSMGMDRLIGYQIGFLITSIWWGLLSIPIIKNVNQVYGVEKEPNPVINSFKRLFRTIKNIREHKIVFTFLIGYFLYIDGVDTIIRMVVPYSREVIGAENLNIFLLLRVLIIVQIVSFPSAIIYGKLSEKYGTRFMIIVGIITYMIVVIFAYLITSVSHVLILGLLIASAQGGIQALSRSYFAKIIPKENSNEFFGFYNIFGKFAAVFGPLIMALIADITQIPRYSILGILPLFLTGLFVILKLPKLD; from the coding sequence GAAGAGGAATGGAGCTGGGATACTTCAATTCTCTATCCAGCATAATTATCGCTATAATAAGTCCGGTTTTGGGAACAATAGCAGACTATAGAGGTTACAAAAAGAAGTTTTTCCTTAGTTTTTTAATGTTGGGAATTGTCGCAACCGGAACTATGGCCATCATACCACTAGGTATATGGCAAATGCTCGTATTATTGTATATTTTTTCTGCAATTGGTTTTTCGGGAGCTAATATTTTTTATGATGCTTTTTTGGTAGATGTAACGACAGAAGAAAGAATGGATGGTGTTTCTACTAGCGGATTTGCTTTTGGATATATCACAAGCGTACTTCCCGGACTGTTATCCCTGTTTATTATTTTTAGTATGGGAATGGATCGTTTAATTGGGTATCAGATTGGGTTTTTAATAACGTCAATATGGTGGGGTTTATTATCTATTCCGATTATTAAAAATGTGAATCAAGTGTATGGTGTTGAAAAAGAACCCAATCCTGTAATTAATAGTTTTAAAAGACTATTTAGAACGATAAAAAATATAAGAGAACATAAGATAGTATTCACATTTCTCATTGGATACTTCTTATATATCGATGGAGTAGATACTATAATAAGGATGGTTGTGCCTTATTCAAGGGAAGTAATCGGTGCAGAAAACTTAAATATATTTTTGCTTTTAAGAGTATTAATAATCGTACAGATTGTATCTTTCCCATCAGCAATTATATATGGGAAATTAAGCGAAAAGTATGGCACTAGATTTATGATAATAGTAGGGATAATAACATATATGATTGTGGTAATATTTGCCTATCTTATAACCTCCGTTTCACATGTTCTTATTCTTGGATTATTGATTGCATCAGCTCAAGGTGGTATCCAAGCCCTATCAAGATCCTATTTTGCAAAGATAATACCAAAAGAAAATTCAAATGAGTTTTTCGGATTCTACAATATATTCGGAAAATTCGCAGCAGTTTTTGGACCTTTGATAATGGCTTTAATAGCGGATATAACACAAATCCCTAGATATTCTATTCTTGGAATTCTACCACTATTTCTAACCGGATTATTTGTAATACTGAAATTACCGAAGCTTGATTAA